A region from the Brassica napus cultivar Da-Ae chromosome C8, Da-Ae, whole genome shotgun sequence genome encodes:
- the LOC106416224 gene encoding LOW QUALITY PROTEIN: metacaspase-8 (The sequence of the model RefSeq protein was modified relative to this genomic sequence to represent the inferred CDS: inserted 1 base in 1 codon) translates to MAKKALLIGINYPGTAVELRGCVNDVRRMQKCLIDRYGFSNKDITVLIDTDKTSIQPTGKNIREALKKLIAEGEPGDVLVFHYSGHGTRLPTEEGLFDATDYDECITPCDMNLITDNEFRDMVAEVKKGCLLTIISDSCHSGGLIEEAKEQIGESYVNKPKSRIVTFLVSIVRSLLTTCGISSNDSQRGSGGGHDSVTRESELEDGETVDMKTRYLPLDSYISLLKEQTGQTDIKCGKIRQTLVKVFGEDSSPHVMLSNSMKRNAHRGLLGMFIGKREVNTDGAGSEVKSKHPNNGILLSGCQTDXRSEDVYVTRTGKAYGAFSDAIQTILSGTRQEITNKEMVLRAREILKKQKFGQRPGLYCHDRYVNIPFIC, encoded by the exons ATGGCAAAGAAAGCGCTTTTGATCGGCATCAACTACCCTGGAACCGCCGTCGAGCTACGTGGCTGTGTCAACGACGTCCGTCGCATGCAGAAGTGCCTCATCGACCGTTACGGATTCTCAAACAAGGACATAACGGTGTTGATCGACACAGACAAAACCAGCATCCAACCCACCGGCAAGAACATCCGCGAGGCTCTCAAGAAACTCATCGCTGAAGGAGAACCCGGTGATGTTCTGGTGTTTCATTACAGTGGACATGGCACGAGACTCCCAACAGAAGAAGGATTGTTCGACGCAACAGATTACGATGAGTGTATCACTCCTTGCGATATGAATCTGATCACGG ACAATGAGTTTAGAGACATGGTAGCAGAGGTGAAAAAGGGATGTCTGCTGACGATAATCTCGGACTCTTGTCACAGTGGTGGTCTCATAGAGGAAGCAAAAGAACAGATCGGGGAGAGCTACGTGAATAAGCCAAAATCTAGGATTGTTACTTTCTTGGTTAGCATTGTGAGGAGTTTGCTAACGACTTGTGGAATATCCTCGAATGATTCTCAGAGAGGAAGTGGAGGAGGCCACGATAGTGTTACTAGAGAAAGCGAATTAGAGGACGGTGAGACGGTAGATATGAAAACAAGATATCTACCTCTCGATAGCTACATTAGTCTTCTCAAGGAGCAAACCGGACAAACCGATATCAAATGTGGGAAAATCAGACAAACACTTGTTAAAGTATTTGGCGAAGACTCTAGTCCGCATGTTATGCTCTCTAATTCAATGAAACGAAATGCTCACAGAGGATTGCTAGGTATGTTCATAGGCAAGCGCGAGGTTAATACAGATGGTGCAGGATCTGAAGTTAAAAGTAAGCATCCCAACAACGGTATTTTGTTAAGTGGGTGTCAAACAG CAAGATCAGAGGATGTATACGTGACAAGAACTGGAAAAGCATATGGAGCATTCAGTGACGCAATTCAGACAATATTGTCGGGGACAAGACAGGAAATAACGAACAAAGAGATGGTTTTGAGAGCTAGAGAGATTCTCAAGAAACAAAAGTTTGGTCAACGGCCAGGTTTATATTGTCATGACCGTTATGTTAATATCCCATTTATTTGCTAA
- the LOC106411930 gene encoding putative ALA-interacting subunit 4 has protein sequence MSFSATSSIALGGGSPEASAAKITSKRPKYSRFTQQELPACKPILTPKWVILTFLVSGVVFIPLGAICLFASQGVIEIVDQYDIDCIPLSFRDNKVRYIQGLEDKRCNRTITVTKTMKNPVYVYYQLENYYQNHRRYVKSRQDGQLRSPKDENDVKSCAPEDTVGGEPIVPCGLVAWSLFNDTYDFTRNNQKLSVNKKDISWKSDRDSKFGKNVFPKNFQKGFPIGGKSLDPKIPLSEQEDLIVWMRTAALPIFRKLYGKIETDLEAGDTIKVLLQNNYNTYSFNGKKKLVLSTTSWLGGRNDFLGIAYLTVGSICLSLAVFFSVLYLAKPRQLGDPSYLSWNRSAGGGR, from the exons ATGAGCTTCTCTGCAACGTCCTCAATTGCCTTGGGTGGTGGATCCCCTGAGGCTTCTGCTGCCAAAATCACCTCAAAGCGTCCAAAAT ATTCAAGATTTACACAACAGGAGCTTCCAGCATGCAAACCAATTCTTACTCCAAAATGG GTGATTCTGACCTTTCTTGTCTCCGGGGTTGTCTTTATCCCTCTCGGAGCTATTTGCCTGTTTGCTTCTCAGGGT gtCATCGAAATTGTTGATCAATATGACATAGACTGCATTCCATTATCCTTTAGAGACAACAAAGTGAGGTACATACAGGGCTTAGAAGATAAGAGGTGTAACAGAACAATAACG GTGACAAAAACTATGAAGAATCCTGTCTATGTTTATTACCAGCTTGAGAACTATTACCAAAATCATCGACG GTATGTGAAAAGTCGACAAGATGGACAATTGAGAAGTCCAAAAGATGAAAACGATGTGAAATCATGTGCGCCAGAAGATACAGTAGGTGGTGAACCTATTGTTCCTTGTGGTCTTGTTGCTTGGAGTTTGTTCAATGATACTTATGATTTCACTAGAAACAACCAGAAACTATCTGTGAATAAGAAAGACATCTCATGGAAAAGCGATAGAGATTCAAAGTTTGGTAAAAACGTCTTCCCCAAAAATTTCCAGAAAGGATTTCCCATCGGCGGTAAAAGTCTTGATCCAAAGATTCCA TTGAGTGAGCAAGAAGACTTAATAGTGTGGATGAGAACTGCAGCTCTACCAATATTTAGAAAGCTGTATGGTAAAATAGAGACTGATCTTGAAGCTGGAGATACCATAAAGGTGTTGTTGCAGAACAATTACAACACTTATAGTTTCAATGGAAAGAAAAAGCTTGTGCTGTCTACCACTAGCTGGCTTGGTGGAAGGAATGATTTCCTTGGGATTGCTTACTTAACTGTTGGTAGCATATGCTTGTCCTTGGCTGTCTTCTTCTCCGTCTTGTATCTAGCAAAGCCAAG GCAACTGGGAGATCCATCTTACTTGTCATGGAACAGGAGTGCTGGAGGTGGACGATGA
- the LOC106411931 gene encoding metal tolerance protein 10-like isoform X2, which produces MATEHITRKADEYSVELLPSDDDAPPPLSSSWRLSLDTFRLPSSLSSTGRHDGRTRFSRYFRTPSELYVLGVSVFFLVLAHMFRKERKVNEYYKKQERLLEGFNEMETIHETGFASGASTEEEMKKLAKSERLAVHISNATNLVLFVAKVYASMESRSMAVIASTLDSLLDLLSGFILWFTANAMSKPNHFHYPIGKRRMQPVGIIVFASVMATLGLQVLLESGRQLASKNGIDMNSTEEKWMIGIMVSVTIIKFLLMLYCRGFQNEIVRAYAQDHFFDVVTNSIGLATAVLAVKFYWWIDPSGAILIALYTIGTWARTVLENVHSLIGRSAPPEFLTKLTFLIWNHHEQIKHIDTVRAYTFGSHYFVEVDIVLPEDMRLQEAHNIGETLQEKLEQLSEVERAFVHIDFEFTHRPEHKCN; this is translated from the exons ATGGCGACGGAGCATATAACCCGTAAGGCAGATGAATACAGTGTCGAGCTTTTACCTAGCGACGACGATGCGCCGCCGCCGCTTTCATCATCGTGGCGTCTCAGCCTCGATACTTTTCGACTTCCTTCTTCCCTTTCGTCCACTGGCCGTCACGACGGTCGTACTCGCTTCTCTCGCTACTTCCGTACTCCCAGTGAGTTATATGTTCTTGGTGTTTCAGTTTTCTTTCTGGTTCTCGCTCACATGTTTC GAAAGGAACGTAAAGTGAATGAATACTACAAAAAGCAAGAGAGGCTCCTCGAGGGATTTAACGAGATGGAGACTATCCACGAAACCGGTTTTGCATCTGGAGCTTCAACTGAG GAAGAAATGAAGAAGCTTGCAAAGAGTGAGAGACTGGCTGTTCACATCTCGAACGCTACAAATTTGGTGCTTTTTGTGGCAAAGGTTTATGCCTCTATGGAGAGTAGATCCATGGCTGTGATTGCTTCAACTTTGGACTCTCTCTTGGATCTCTTGTCTGGTTTTATTCTTTGGTTTACTGCTAATGCCATGAGCAAACCAAACCACTTTCATTATCCTATAGGCAAACGACGCATGCAGCCTGTG gGCATCATTGTGTTTGCTTCCGTGATGGCAACTCTTGGACTGCAAGTTTTGTTAGAATCAGGAAGGCAACTAGCCTCCAAG AATGGTATTGATATGAATAGCACAGAGGAGAAATGGATGATAGGGATCATGGTCTCTGTCACCATCATTAAGTTCTTACTCATGCTTTACTGCAGGGGATTTCAGAATGAAATAGTTAGGGCCTATGCTCAGGATCACTTCTTTGACGTTGTGACTAATTCAATTGGCTTAGCAACAGCCGTCTTGGCTGTCAAATTCTACTGGTGGATTGATCCCTCTGGTGCTATACTT ATAGCTTTGTACACCATAGGAACATGGGCAAGAACTGTACTAGAGAACGTCCATTCACTGATAGGACGCTCTGCGCCACCAGAGTTTCTGACTAAACTGACATTCTTGATATGGAACCATCACGAACAAATCAAGCATATTGACACAGTCAGGGCCTATACGTTTGGGTCACACTACTTTGTGGAGGTGGACATTGTTTTGCCAGAGGACATGAGACTGCAAGAGGCTCACAATATCGGAGAGACACTTCAGGAGAAGCTCGAGCAACTTTCTGAGGTGGAACGGGCTTTTGTTCACATAGACTTTGAGTTCACTCATCGTCCTGAACACAAGTGTAATTAG
- the LOC106411931 gene encoding metal tolerance protein 10-like isoform X1 encodes MATEHITRKADEYSVELLPSDDDAPPPLSSSWRLSLDTFRLPSSLSSTGRHDGRTRFSRYFRTPRKERKVNEYYKKQERLLEGFNEMETIHETGFASGASTEEEMKKLAKSERLAVHISNATNLVLFVAKVYASMESRSMAVIASTLDSLLDLLSGFILWFTANAMSKPNHFHYPIGKRRMQPVGIIVFASVMATLGLQVLLESGRQLASKNGIDMNSTEEKWMIGIMVSVTIIKFLLMLYCRGFQNEIVRAYAQDHFFDVVTNSIGLATAVLAVKFYWWIDPSGAILIALYTIGTWARTVLENVHSLIGRSAPPEFLTKLTFLIWNHHEQIKHIDTVRAYTFGSHYFVEVDIVLPEDMRLQEAHNIGETLQEKLEQLSEVERAFVHIDFEFTHRPEHKCN; translated from the exons ATGGCGACGGAGCATATAACCCGTAAGGCAGATGAATACAGTGTCGAGCTTTTACCTAGCGACGACGATGCGCCGCCGCCGCTTTCATCATCGTGGCGTCTCAGCCTCGATACTTTTCGACTTCCTTCTTCCCTTTCGTCCACTGGCCGTCACGACGGTCGTACTCGCTTCTCTCGCTACTTCCGTACTCCCA GAAAGGAACGTAAAGTGAATGAATACTACAAAAAGCAAGAGAGGCTCCTCGAGGGATTTAACGAGATGGAGACTATCCACGAAACCGGTTTTGCATCTGGAGCTTCAACTGAG GAAGAAATGAAGAAGCTTGCAAAGAGTGAGAGACTGGCTGTTCACATCTCGAACGCTACAAATTTGGTGCTTTTTGTGGCAAAGGTTTATGCCTCTATGGAGAGTAGATCCATGGCTGTGATTGCTTCAACTTTGGACTCTCTCTTGGATCTCTTGTCTGGTTTTATTCTTTGGTTTACTGCTAATGCCATGAGCAAACCAAACCACTTTCATTATCCTATAGGCAAACGACGCATGCAGCCTGTG gGCATCATTGTGTTTGCTTCCGTGATGGCAACTCTTGGACTGCAAGTTTTGTTAGAATCAGGAAGGCAACTAGCCTCCAAG AATGGTATTGATATGAATAGCACAGAGGAGAAATGGATGATAGGGATCATGGTCTCTGTCACCATCATTAAGTTCTTACTCATGCTTTACTGCAGGGGATTTCAGAATGAAATAGTTAGGGCCTATGCTCAGGATCACTTCTTTGACGTTGTGACTAATTCAATTGGCTTAGCAACAGCCGTCTTGGCTGTCAAATTCTACTGGTGGATTGATCCCTCTGGTGCTATACTT ATAGCTTTGTACACCATAGGAACATGGGCAAGAACTGTACTAGAGAACGTCCATTCACTGATAGGACGCTCTGCGCCACCAGAGTTTCTGACTAAACTGACATTCTTGATATGGAACCATCACGAACAAATCAAGCATATTGACACAGTCAGGGCCTATACGTTTGGGTCACACTACTTTGTGGAGGTGGACATTGTTTTGCCAGAGGACATGAGACTGCAAGAGGCTCACAATATCGGAGAGACACTTCAGGAGAAGCTCGAGCAACTTTCTGAGGTGGAACGGGCTTTTGTTCACATAGACTTTGAGTTCACTCATCGTCCTGAACACAAGTGTAATTAG
- the LOC106415293 gene encoding DEAD-box ATP-dependent RNA helicase 36, whose protein sequence is MEEPTSSSEECGITIIAKPRKTLPQTQPPKLDPTPQFEKFTSTDSTTSAANFESLGLSEWASETCKELGMRKPTPVQTHCIPKILSGRDVLGLAQTGSGKTAAFALPILNRLAEDPYGVFALVVTPTRELAFQLAEQFKALGSCLNLRCSVIVGGMDMLTQTRSLISRPHVVITTPGRIKVLLENNPDVPPVFSRTKFLVLDEADRVLDVGFQDELRTIFNCLPKTRQTLLFSATMTSNLQTLLEHSSNKAYFYEAYEGLKTVDTLKQQYIFIDKDAKELYLVHILSQMEDKEIRSAMIFVSTCRTCQRLSLMLEELEVENAALHSLNSQSLRLSALSKFKSGKVPILLATDVASRGLDIPTVDLVINYDIPRYPRDYVHRVGRTARAGRGGLAVSIITETDVNLIHEIEAEVGKQMELYNYREITDSLEVTKVSKAKRVAMMKMLDDGFEDKVKDRRKLKRKTLADKGMLKKRSKTRKSAEEN, encoded by the exons ATGGAGGAACCCACGTCGTCGTCGGAAGAATGCGGAATCACCATCATAGCCAAACCCCGCAAAACCCTTCCCCAAACCCAACCTCCAAAACTCGATCCCACTCCCCAATTCGAGAAATTCACAAGCACCGACTCCACCACATCCGCCGCGAACTTCGAATCCCTCGGACTCTCCGAGTGGGCCTCCGAGACCTGCAAGGAGCTCGGCATGCGCAAACCCACTCCGGTCCAGACCCACTGCATCCCCAAGATCCTATCCGGACGAGACGTCTTGGGGCTAGCTCAAACCGGTAGCGGCAAAACGGCGGCGTTTGCGTTGCCGATACTCAACCGCCTCGCCGAGGATCCTTACGGAGTGTTCGCCCTTGTGGTGACGCCTACACGAGAGCTGGCGTTCCAGCTCGCTGAGCAGTTTAAGGCCTTGGGGTCGTGTTTGAATCTGCGCTGCTCTGTGATCGTGGGAGGGATGGATATGCTGACGCAGACGAGGAGCTTGATCTCGCGGCCTCATGTTGTGATTACTACCCCTGGGAGGATTAAGGTTTTGCTCGAGAACAATCCTGATGTTCCTCCTGTCTTCTCTAGAACCAAG TTCTTGGTGCTGGATGAGGCGGATAGAGTTCTTGATGTTGGTTTCCAAGACGAGTTGCGCACCATCTTTAACTGCTTGCCTAAAACTAGGCAGACGTTGCTGTTCTCCGCTACGATGACGAGTAACTTGCAGACTTTGCTTGAGCATTCTTCAAACAAAGCTTATTTCTATGAAGCCTACGAAGGTTTAAAGACCGTTGATACGCTGAAGCAGCAGTACATTTTCATAGACAAAGATGCGAAAGAGCTGTATCTTGTGCACATCTTGTCGCAGATGGAAGATAAGGAGATTCGATCAGCCATGATTTTTGTCTCCACTTGCAG aacATGTCAAAGGCTGAGTCTTATGCTTGAAGAGCTGGAAGTGGAGAATGCAGCTTTGCATTCACTGAACTCTCAGTCTTTGCGACTCTCTGCGCTCAGTAAATTCAAGTCCGGGAAAGTACCGATACTGCTTGCTACTGATGTAGCCAGCCGTGGATTGGATATTCCTACTGTTGACCTTGTAATCAATTATGACATTCCAAG ATATCCTAGGGACTATGTTCATCGTGTTGGACGTACAGCTAGAGCTGGTAGAGGAGGACTGGCTGTAAGCATTATCACTGAG ACCGATGTGAACCTTATTCATGAAATAGAAGCGGAAGTTGGAAAACAGATGGAACTGTACAACTACAGAGAGATCACTGACAGTTTAGAAGTCACAAAG GTATCAAAAGCTAAAAGGGTGGCGATGATGAAGATGCTAGACGATGGATTCGAAGACAAGGTCAAAGACCGGAGGAAACTGAAACGTAAAACACTTGCGGATAAAGGGATGCTTAAGAAACGGAGCAAAACGAGAAAATCTGCAGAAGAAAACTGA
- the LOC106415292 gene encoding uncharacterized protein LOC106415292 has protein sequence MDRNRQQHPFQQHHMEPGYVNDSLPQPQAFTPNQTGTTTSANDRPLNSNTSEVKPGLHYSIQTGEEFSLEFLRDRVISQRSTNPNAANDMVGNGMREYDRTNYPLHEFGNQLGLIQSAPEASLCQDTSLGNFHGYASSSSASGSVTAKVKVLCSFGGKILPRPGDSKLRYVGGETHIISIRRDISWQELRQKVLEIYYRTHMVKYQLPGEDLDALVSVTCDEDLQNMMEEYNEMENRGGSQKLRMFLFSVADLDGSLLGVKQNDVDSEFQYVVAVNDMDIGSRSNSTLNGSANNLAEMDVRNTNGVAPPQLPSSIQYSDSAPQSSLLQYPPQSIPHSAAFQFQQAVPPSSTLQYAQSIPPSPSLQYPQSIPLQYPPSVSPSSYGMYPQYCEERQQFPMHHEHSSSNYSISMPFQGQQPYPYPSVIQQNAAVQGRELNIKPEMRVRENVEPEFRQSPPQADNVEVQEPSVSPTVPSQDATHMLPPRRDPRQNTPVKPAATYRDAVVREQAPVSGGEDDQLSSSSGTCGLAQTDSESNLIDLDYSEPSPPTRRVYRSERIPREQLEMLNRLSKSDDSIGSQFLMSHSQAQQDPVKQGEGKSHEVGASNEHKILSPDAANKNQMVNGGGIEAEAPNLNHKDTATTTSQVSPEGQASSGVVIDINDRFPQDFLSEIFAKALSEDVPPGGVNAYQHDGAGVSLNVENHDPKNWSYFRKLADEQFSERDDLPPGFPSDMEDSGGITKLHHVAPLTRDDPQENLGQAYVAGANEDAQMKVTESEEFGAMVENLRTPDSGHEDEKKETRNAVPPLGSSLADYDKNDLQIIMNDDLEELKELGSGTFGTVYHGKWRGSDVAIKRIKKSCFAGRSSEQERLTGEFWGEAGILSKLHHPNVVAFYGVVKDGPGGTLATVTEYMVDGSLRHVLLRKDRHLDRRKRLIIAMDAAFGMEYLHAKNIVHFDLKCDNLLVNLKDPSRPICKVGDFGLSKIKRNTLVSGGVRGTLPWMAPELLNGSSSKVSEKVDVFSFGIVLWEILTGEEPYANMHYGAIIGGIVNNTLRPTIPGYCDSDWRILMEECWAPIPTARPSFTEIAGRLRVMSTAATSNQSKPPAHNKTSK, from the exons atgGATAGAAACAGACAACAGCATCCTTTCCAGCAACACCATATGGAACCTGGCTATGTGAATGACTCTCTCCCTCAACCTCAAGCATTTACTCCTAATCAAACAGGCACCACCACGAGTGCAAATGATCGGCCTCTCAATTCTAACACTTCAGAAGTTAAGCCAGGCCTTCACTACTCTATCCAAACAGGAGAGGAGTTCTCTCTGGAGTTTCTGCGTGATCGAGTGATTTCTCAGAGGTCTACAAACCCCAATGCAGCTAATGACATGGTGGGAAACGGGATGAGAGAATATGACAGAACAAACTACCCGCTTCACGAGTTTGGTAATCAACTTGGGCTTATCCAGTCAGCACCAGAAGCTTCACTATGTCAAGATACAAGTCTAGGAAACTTTCATGGGtatgcatcttcttcttcagcctCAGGTAGTGTAACAGCCAAAGTTAAAGTCCTTTGCAGCTTCGGTGGGAAAATACTCCCACGTCCAGGCGATTCAAAGCTCAGATACGTTGGAGGCGAAACGCACATTATCTCCATAAGAAGAGACATATCTTGGCAGGAGCTCAGGCAAAAGGTTCTTGAAATCTACTACCGGACTCACATGGTGAAGTATCAGCTTCCCGGTGAAGATCTTGACGCCTTGGTGTCTGTAACGTGTGATGAAGATCTACAGAACATGATGGAGGAGTATAACGAGATGGAGAATCGTGGGGGCTCGCAGAAGCTTAGAATGTTTCTCTTCTCCGTAGCTGATTTGGATGGTTCTCTTTTGGGGGTTAAGCAGAATGATGTTGACTCTGAGTTTCAGTATGTTGTGGCTGTTAATGATATGGACATTGGTTCAAGAAGCAACTCTACTCTTAATGGATCTGCAAACAACTTAGCTGAGATGGATGTTAGGAACACCAACGGTGTTGCACCTCCGCAGTTACCGTCCTCTATACAGTATTCTGACTCTGCGCCACAAAGCTCATTGCTTCAGTATCCTCCTCAATCCATCCCACACAGTGCTGCGTTTCAGTTTCAGCAAGCTGTTCCTCCTAGTTCTACACTTCAGTATGCTCAGTCCATTCCGCCGAGTCCCTCTCTTCAGTATCCTCAGTCTATTCCTCTTCAGTATCCACCATCAGTTTCCCCTAGCTCATATGGAATGTACCCACAATACTGTGAAGAAAGGCAGCAGTTTCCTATGCATCATGAACACAGTTCTTCTAATTACTCCATCTCCATGCCTTTCCAAGGGCAGCAGCCATACCCTTACCCTAGTGTCATACAGCAAAACGCAGCAGTGCAGGGAAGAGAGCTAAACATAAAACCTGAGATGAGAGTTCGTGAGAATGTAGAGCCTGAGTTTCGTCAGAGTCCTcctcaagctgataatgtcgaAGTTCAGGAGCCATCAGTTTCTCCAACTGTGCCTAGCCAGGATGCTACACATATGTTGCCCCCAAGAAGAGACCCACGACAGAACACTCCTGTGAAGCCTGCTGCCACATACCGTGATGCGGTTGTTCGTGAGCAGGCTCCTGTATCAGGTGGTGAGGATGATCAGCTTTCGTCGTCAAGTGGTACCTGTGGTCTTGCTCAGACTGACTCTGAGTCAAATTTAATCGATCTTGATTACTCGGAGCCTTCACCACCCACACGGAGAGTATACCGTTCTGAGAGGATACCTCGTGAACAGTTGGAAATGCTAAACCGCCTGTCAAAGTCTGATGACTCTATAGGCTCTCAGTTCTTAATGTCTCATTCACAAGCTCAGCAAGATCCTGTAAAGCAAGGAGAGGGTAAATCACATGAAGTTGGGGCATCGAATGAGCATAAGATTTTAAGCCCTGACGCTGCCAACAAGAATCAAATGGTCAATGGTGGAGGTATTGAGGCTGAAGCTCCTAACCTTAACCATAAAGACACAGCCACCACCACCAGTCAAGTTAGCCCTGAAGGTCAAGCTTCCTCAGGTGTTGTTATTGACATCAATGATAGGTTTCCTCAGGACTTCCTTTCTGAGATATTTGCAAAGGCGCTCTCTGAAGACGTGCCACCAGGCGGCGTCAATGCATATCAGCATGATGGTGCCGGTGTTAGTTTGAATGTAGAGAATCATGATCCTAAGAATTGGTCTTATTTCCGGAAACTGGCAGATGAACAGTTCAGTGAAAGAGATGATCTCCCACCTGGCTTTCCATCTGACATGGAAGATAGCGGAGGGATTACCAAGTTGCATCACGTCGCTCCATTGACCAGAGATGATCCTCAGGAGAATTTAGGTCAAGCTTATGTTGCTGGCGCTAACGAGGATGCACAGATGAAGGTCACAGAGAGTGAGGAGTTTGGTGCTATGGTTGAGAATCTAAGGACGCCAGATAGTGGACATGAG gatgaaaagaaagaaacaaggaATGCTGTTCCTCCACTTGGTTCGTCTTTGGCAGATTACGATAAAAATGACTTACAG ATCATTATGAATGATGATCTAGAGGAGCTAAAGGAACTTGGTTCTGGGACGTTCGGTACAGTGTATCATGGGAAATGGAGAGGGTCAGATGTTGCCATCAAGAGGATAAAGAAGAGTTGCTTTGCTGGTCGATCATCTGAACAAGAGAGATTA ACTGGTGAGTTCTGGGGAGAAGCTGGGATACTTTCAAAGCTTCATCATCCAAATGTGGTTGCATTTTACGGTGTTGTAAAAGATGGACCTGGTGGAACATTGGCTACTGTAACAGAGTACATGGTTGATGGTTCTCTAAGACATGTTCTACTCAGGAAAGATAG ACACCTGGATCGTCGTAAGAGACTAATCATTGCCATGGACGCTGCATTTGGAATGGAGTATTTGCACGCCAAGAACATTGTTCACTTCGATTTGAAGTGTGACAACTTACTTGTGAACCTCAAAGATCCTTCTCGCCCAATCTGCAAG GTTGGTGATTTTGGCTTGtcgaaaataaaaagaaatacattGGTATCTGGTGGTGTACGTGGAACCCTTCCATGGATGGCACCAGAGCTTCTAAACGGCAGCAGCAGTAAAGTCTCAGAGAAg GTCGATGTCTTCTCTTTTGGTATAGTCTTGTGGGAGATTCTAACTGGAGAGGAACCATATGCTAATATGCACTATGGTGCTATAATAG GTGGGATAGTGAACAACACACTGAGGCCTACCATACCAGGTTACTGTGACTCAGACTGGAGAATACTTATGGAGGAATGCTGGGCGCCTATTCCAACGGCAAGGCCATCGTTCACGGAGATAGCTGGTCGTTTACGTGTGATGTCAACTGCTGCAACTTCGAACCAATCCAAACCACCAGCTCACAATAAGACTTCAAAGTAA